The DNA segment TGCCTGAGGGAGGAAAGGAAGCTAAATAAAAATAAGGTTGATGTAAATGGAAATAGATAGAAATAAAGTTGCAATAAATGGAAACAAAAACATATATCACACTTAAAGATCTGGAGGTTTATCAATTATCGAGACAACTTTCAGCTTTAGCCTGGGAAATATATTCCAAACTGAATTATGAGGAAAAGAAAATTATGGGAGATCAGTTCATTCGCTCGATTGATTCGGTAGGAGCTAATATTTCAGAAGGATATGCTCGTTACCATTATCTTGATAAAGTAAGGTTTTATCATATATCAAGAGGATCTCTTTCAGAAGCCTGTCAGCATTGGGCAGAATTGATGATCGAAAGAAAGGTTATCGATCAGGCCATATTCAACTCTATACAAGAAGTATACAAATCTCTGGAAGTAAAACTGAACAACTTTATTTCTTCCACATTGAAAACCAAAGCACAGAAATGAAAACAACTTATTTCTACATATTTCTATTTATCTCTACCATAAATCCATGTATTTCACAAAACCTGGATGAATACCTGAAAGCAGCTGCAGAGAATAATCCCGGACTAAAGGCAAAATATGCTGAGTTTGA comes from the Flavobacteriales bacterium genome and includes:
- a CDS encoding four helix bundle protein encodes the protein METKTYITLKDLEVYQLSRQLSALAWEIYSKLNYEEKKIMGDQFIRSIDSVGANISEGYARYHYLDKVRFYHISRGSLSEACQHWAELMIERKVIDQAIFNSIQEVYKSLEVKLNNFISSTLKTKAQK